The following nucleotide sequence is from Toxoplasma gondii ME49 chromosome IV, whole genome shotgun sequence.
GGTTTCCAGGAGGATGTCTTTCTCGATGGATTGTTTTTCCAACACTTTGTGTTTCACTTCCTCTGGGTCCTTGAAGACTCTCTCGCGGGCATCTGTCCCGTTTCCACTTCATgtcctttctgtctgcattctctgtcgcctgccGTCTCCAGCAGGTCTACAGTTCCGGCAGCTTCCGACCCCCCACGACTCCGCAGTACGACAGCAACGAGGGAAGTGGCTGGACTCCCTCGACTTCTTTTTCCGCTGGCTACGCTGCAGCGCCTGAAGACCGAGGCCGGTCCCTCTATGGCGCCACTGCAGGGAGGTACAGCGAGAGTGCTGGCAGTTACTGTCGGCCGAGCTTAGACAGCGTGTCTgctcctgctgtctcttctgtctcctccgggTCCCGCACCGCGGTGTGGGGCCCGCGCGGCGCCTCGGGCGGTGCCGCGGCGGCCGACTCAGggctcttgtctcctcgggGGGAGCGACCTGCTGTACCTGCACTCATCCAGTCGGGCGCGTACGAGAATCGCGTAGTTGAGGAGCTGCTGGTGCCATGCGGAGCGAAGCTGACGCCGGCGCCGGCGACACTCGAGGATTTCGCGAGCAAGTGCCAGGCGCTGGACTCGCGCGTGCTCGGATGCATCATTCAGCAGAAACTGGAAGACGAGGCCGTTCCGTGGAtctcgcgcctccgccttctGTGTGGGTGTGAGGCGCTGCTCCGGCgtgagcgagagaagggCCAGCGCAGTCTCGCAGGATCGACGGACAAGAGCACTGGAGAATCGGAACCCCCGACCCTGGCTGAAGTGCTCGCCGCGAACTGTCTAGAAACCGTGGAAAGGTGTATGGACACTCCGCAGCTGAAGCGCCCAGCCACAGAggttctgcgtctgctggaACGCGAGAAAGTCGAAGAAGGTCGACCGGGCAACCGCGTCGCCTCCGCGACGTCTAGTGGCGACAGCAACGACGAGAGGGAAACGGCGTCTGCCGTCGATTTGCTGGATCTAGGCGACGAGAAACAGGTCGAGACGCTCGGAGCCGGAGGCCGAGCAGCTGACGAGTCTGGAGGCGATGCCCAAGACCTTCTCGATATGAGCGGCGCAGACGCGAgtcgcgcgcatgcaggcgatgCCCACGTCCTCAATGGCATCCACCccgccgcagagaaaaagtctTCGCGGCCCTCCAACCAGGTAGGCAGCAATGGCGACTCTCCAGGGTTCGCTGAGAGGAGAGCCTGTTCTGGACCTGTGAACGACGGACCGTTCTGGTATATTGCTCAAAGACGAACCACTGGGTTGTCTCCTCACTGTAAGCATACGTACTTTGTCGGGACTCAAGTCGGCACACTCACTCAAAAGGCTCGTGTAGCCGTGAACAATGTTTTCCAACGCTCGTCTAAGTCGTCAGCATTTCTTCTGTCGACAACTTTCCGGGCCGTCTCAAACTTCGGGGCAACGAACGTGATGGTCTGTTCTAGTTCCTTGTGGTAAAAGAGTCGACGACTGGCGCGGCTTGCGGGACTTCCCTCTCTTCACAGTCGAAGACCAATGCAGAGATTTTTTGTCCATGTGCATGGCAACGTATGTGTTTCTTACATGCATGAACACAGAGGAGGCATTTGACTAAACAGCGCATCGCGTCTGCGGATCAGTCTGGATCGTGTGATTCGCTCCTTAGACATGTCCCTGTTGAATTGCAGTTGGTTGGGTCCCCAGTCCATCGTGAGTTTTTAcgtgctgcatgcatgcttccCGACGAGGGCTCGTTCACTGTGTGCTTTCCTCAGGACGACCTGCTGGACGTCCTGTCCGACGACTTCACGActctgtctgtcgcttctgcttGCCCGTCGAAGAATTTGTCTGCGGCGCGTTCCCAGAGCGCGCCgtctgccgcctcctcgactgccgcttcctcgtttttctccggcCTCGTTGTGAAGGATGACAAGCAACGGAGGCGCGAAGGCGCCACAACTGCtagaggagacagctcgctgctctctccgaCAGGACAGACcggccgctcttcttctgcgtcgttgCTCCCAGAGACGGAGGCGGAGCGCGGCGGCGGCGTTCGAGTCGCTTCGGCTGTGGGGAGCAACCTGTTGTCTGCGAGTAATCCGCAGGAgattctgtctctcgacacagttctctcttcgtccctCGCGGCCTCTGGACCCGTCGGCGTCAGCAGTGGCGGAGCGCCGCCCAGTTTTCGCGGGGCTTCGACGCAGGATGAGCAGGCGCGGAGAGAACCtgttccgtttcctctgtctcgaaCGGgagcgccgccgccgcagccGGAGGGCCGAGGAAATGCGGGtggtctcgccttctcgccgctgctGTTGAGCCCCGTCGGCTCCCAGAGCAGCTCCGCCCTGGGAGTCGACGTCTCCCCTGGTCCAGGCGTCAAAAGTGCACGTGACGACATGCGCCAGTTTGCAGGCCATGGCAGCCTTTTTCCGGCTTCCCTGGGTCCGCTCTCGTCCGCCTCGGCGACGCCTGCGTCGTCTGTTCGTCCGCACAGTGTGCGTGCGCCGAGCTTTCCGCCTGCCAGCACGAATCTCGCGCCTCCGCAGAGCCGAACTGCGCACCTGGATCGCTTTTTCAGCTCCACTGGCGCCAGTGCAGGCAAAACAAGACAGGTCGCCTCAGGGACCACAGGGTACGCGGCGCTTTTTCCTCAGAGTCAGCCGGGAAACACCGACATGGCTGCGACGACCGCCTCGCCGCAGTTGCTGCACGCGGCTTCTGTTACTTCTCCAGGAAGGACGGAATGGGCGAGCGGCGCGTCACATgctggaggcgaaggcggggCACCTTTTCCCTGGATGGGTCAACAGAGTCCTGGCGCAAACAGCGTCGCGAGAGGCGCGGCCGCCTTCGCGCCGCTCGGCGGGCCTCTTGGCCCCAAGGGGCCTTCTGCCCCTGAAACGCAGCCGGCTGCGTTGGGGACCGGCGGCGGTGTCGAGAGTCGGAatgcagaggcgagaacgaagTTTGCGTTCGTCACGAGCtagaagagaagcgcagttgacctcgagagaagcggaTGGTGGCCGCGACTTACCTGCGGCTCCGAGGACGCAGTCAGATTCCAAGACAACGCTGAGAAACAAGGAGGGACGGGATCGCTGGTGGGGGTACagcggaaagaaaaggagagacgaggagaaacacacaggaaggccgacagagagagaattggcgtggagagagacagggaaactGTGAGCAAGAGAATGGACGTTTTTTCTCATGGGGCTTTGACGGGTTGTTTTCAGAAGCCAAACGAaaacgcgtctgcatgcagatgacGCGCAGCGGAGCGCAGTGGCCCCGTGCGCCTCGAGACAGTTGTCAGTTCATTTCCTGCTGACACTTCGCGCAGTTACGGGAGCTGTATGGGGAATTGTGAAGGTCTGTGGAAGCGTCttcagctgcatgcacacagcaAAATGGGAGGCGCTGTCTCGTagcagaacagagagaagggaagcccCAAAAGGGAGACTGGTGTTGCTTCTTCACATCCGCCATCCTGTTTACTTTTTtcgaaagaggaaggcagcTAAGCAGTCCCTGCACAGTTCACAGTTCCCCTCGCGAGGAACATCGTGCACAGGGATTATTGTGACGCTTCCGCTCGTATCAAAACAACGACTTTAGGCTCAAACTCAAACGTACACTTACACATCTGCAGGCATGTGAAAACGTTATACAGTTGTACACTCATTGGTAGGTTAAAACATCCACGAGCTGTCGACTGTCGGAAGCGTTGAAGAGGGATCTCTACGCGGTGCTCATCGAGAAACGCATCGTGATGACGACTTTCAAGAGACATCGAACACCACGGAAAACTTGCGTTCGAGGTGCTCCAGGTCCCCTAACGTCATCCTCTCGAGGCTGCCTTGCAAACACGAAATCGGAGAGATTGAAAAACTCGGGTACAGCACAAGTAGTCGTCACCTGGACTatgcacgcatatatatatatatatatatatatattctgtCAATATAGATGTGCGAAGCATAGGCCAACGATATTTCGGAGTGTACATGGAAGCATAGTTAAGAGTGAAGATAATGCAGAAGTAGAACCAAATGAACATCGTGTAGTAGTAGGAGTTTTCCTTCCTGATGCTAGTCCACACAGAGTGCATGGGTCAACCAATCTATACAGAAACCATTAGGAATTTGGCGATGGTCTTCTGACAGACGTTTGTTGCGTTCTAACATACTTCCTGTTCGAACGAAAAAAACTAACTACGGCAGACCGTTATAAAACCGTATGTGAGCTTTTTAAGATGCGCAATTTCCGTTTGCTTTTTCAAAGACAGTACGCGGACGGCATCCGCTTCACACTCCAGCATGCTCGCAGGCCCCACTCCAGAGTGCGCAACCTGAGATTCAGGGAGATTCATGGGGAAGTGTGCTTTCAAGAGCAGCTCCTTGTCCTCGGAAAGGTGCGTTTCATGTATGTGTCAGAGAGATCTGGCGAGAGGCTATTGTGCGCGCCCACCTCCTGCCTTCCGAGAGACTTTTTCGTACGTCTTCCCGTCGATCCAGGTGAATCTTTGTGAGATGCCTCATTGCTAAGAGAGTGAAACTTCACTACGACATGTCAATATTCGTCCTGCAGTGATCTGCTCTGAGTTGAAGAAGGGATATCTGTCCCAGGTACAAGGGCGCCGTGTTACATAGTTTCTTTCAGCGTGCTCTCTAAGCCCCCACAGAAGCGCCCTCGACCTCCCGATGTGCCTGTTTTTCTTATCACATGCACCCCCTCTTTGCGCTTGTCTCGTTTGTTTCCATTCCTTCTGAAAAGGAACCAGTCGAGATTCTGTTGGTGTCTTGCCTCAGAGCCTAGACCTGAACAGAGCACACCACTATTTCCTAATGCTGCTGACTGCAGACTCGTGCCTTTTCAGGGAAATGATCTCCACAGGGAGAGGGTTTCCGGTGTTTGTTCTCATGCAGGTACTATCTTTCCTCGCACAGCTGACGAAGAACCCAAGGAACCTGCGGAAGCGCATTTTTACAACCGCGACCTGAAACCCACTACTACAGAACGAACACGGTCTCTCGTTGCTTCGTGCGTCGGTACAGTTCCCTTCGAGTGCCGAAGACATTGAGGCCTGGAACTCGTCAACAGCCAATAGGTGCGGACTCCTTTTTCGTGATACGTAGCGACTGTAGATGCGTTTCAACAGTAGTCAACGATTCGCGTGGATCGGGTCGTCTCTCGGATTGCGTCCGTGGCGGCAAGGTTGCCGGCAACGGCGATCAGTCTTCAGGAAATTTCTTTTGCCTGACGCTCTGTGGGATGTTCGTATGAATGGATTGCATGCACCTCTCTCCTCAATGACATTTTGTtcgtttccctgtctcttccttcgttttcaaACAGCAACTGAAAAGCGGAAAAACTCCGCAAGACACAGCGCGTGCCTCTTCGCGCTCCCTCACCCTGTGGCCAGCGCGAGTCGCTTTCTGACGGCAGGCTGCTCGCGACAAAAACAGCGTAAACTCGGTTTCCTTCTCGATGTTTCCTGCCGCCAGCCAAATCATTTTTTAGTTGATGAAACATCGAATCcgttcttgtttttcttctccgaacTTTTTCTCAGTCTGCTTCGTCAGCTGGACGCCGAAACGGCGCTCTACCGGTTGGGCGGTCTCCTGTGTCTTGCCACAGTCGGTTTCCAACAGCAACTGCAGCCGCAAACTCGTTTTCCTTACAGTTTCCCGCTACCATTTCTCCCGGAGGAATTTATCTCTTGtatgttttttctgtctgtggcTCCACCGCCATCTGCTCCCGGATAACGTTGCCGttgttcctctttttcgtttctccgcgTCAACTCGGCAGCTGCTTGCCCGCGTGACTCTCGACGCAGAGTTGCTTGCTTGTTTGTCGGcatcttttctcctcgtAAGTTGACTTCGTTTTTCACTCAGCTTCTCCCATTGACGGCATCCAATTTGATTCGCCCTCTTGGGTTGTGAATGAAAACGCGCGGGTGACCGTCGATGCCGTCATTCCttggaaaagcgaaaaaaggcACAGCGAAGCGTTAGACGCACAGTGTGTGACTCTCTACTTTCTTTGACGTTCCGGTTTGGTCAACAGAAAGAGGGTTTACATCGAAGATCCTGCAGGTGCGGGTCGGTCATATCATATTGCCGGCTGGAAATAAACGGCAAACAGACGTCGTGCCTCTAACTGCCCCAGAAGCCTATCGCCGTCAATTTTGTGAAGTCCCAACAGCCTCTGAATCCCCTTTTCAGAACTCTTTTCATTCCGCTGTCATCCGTGAAGGTGACTCGTCTGTCGTGCAAAGCTTCCTGTAGATATCCGcagcggaggcgagagaagcccGTTGGTGTCGAGTTCTCACTCCAGAAATTCATAGGTCTCTCAGTCTCCAGGGTTGACATTCGTCTCTTGCTCGCGACTTCATACTGATCCCCGGGTTCGAACAGAATAACAATGGCGACAAACTTCGGCTTTGGAGGCGGCGCCTCAGGCTGCACAGACAGCGTGAATTTCCTCGCGCAAGTCGACACAAGCGCAATCGACGAAATGGACCCGTCTCTGGGTGAGGAAAAATTATTTACTAGCTGCAGATTGCTAGCTTTCCATCTCGATGCTCCcggtctttctcttcccttctgtgtgtttctgctCGAACGCTGTGCCGCGATCTCTTTTCCAGGCTCAAACTGTTCGGCCTCCGCCCCCCGCTCCCTCCCGTACTTCCTGTTAAATGCGTCTCTCCGTCAGTACGCCGTAACTGCTCGGATAACCAACCTTATTCCCGTCTGATCCTTCTTTGGATTAAATGCTGAAGTGGGGCGACTTATGTCGATTCCGCACTCTCGCTTTGAGTCTTCTGTTGTCGGttcgttcgctctctctctgccgggGTAACTTTCGCCTCACCGGCCGTTGTCTGAGTCCCGGCTCTGcgtgtttctttcctcgttcccTTACTTTTGCTTCTCCCCATCCCTGGCTATCTCGCCTGTattgttttcctctctccgtcgcttgcCATTTCCCCATTTtctgtcctttttctttgcagCGGACGGCCACACTTTGGTGTATTCGCGAGAGGTGCCTTTCGAAATTCGACTGCAAGAAACCGGCTCGAGTCTGCCTGGAGACGTCGGCCGCCTGGAGCCCATCCGCGTGAAAATCCTCATTCTCGTGAGCGAAGCTGAGACTCAaagttccttttctctgcacttTCAGAAGGAACTCCACTGCAGATGCTCTCCTACACTAAAACAGAGCAGGAGGCCGGCTCGTGTTGACTGTGCCTAGGGGAAAGACAAAGGTACTTGCGTTTTCGTCGATTCTTGCATACGTTGCCTTGGTTGTTCTGTCGATATCTCCTTTCCAACTTTCGATAGCTAGTTTTGATAATCTTTGGACAAACGCCGTATCGCTGGTTTTGGggttcttcgctgtcttcaggGAGAGGAGACCAATCCTCAGCACGTTCGCGTGGAGTTGACGAGTGAAAACGACTTGTTCCTGAACTACACCCACGCGTGAGCTTGTTTCGCCTTTGCCGGAAGCGGCCGAGTGTGTGGACTGGTGGTTTCTGGTCAAGCAGACTTGGTAGCCACCGTTTCGGTCGTCTTGTTCTGAACAGAGTGCACAGTTCCGTACTCTGAAAATCTCACTTCTACCTTATTAACACACACTACAACATCTGGGCTCTATCTCGCTGTAGAACGCGCGTGGCGTCATCGGTGTTCGAACCCCGTTTCTCGTCCCAACAGACAGAAGCGCAGCCAGTTCAATGTCAGGCGCAGTTCCATATCGCATGCTCGGCTTCGCATGTGTGAAGCGcctgaagaaaaaaccaaCCAACATAGCGAATGCTTGCGGCTGCTTCCGAGAAGTGAAGTGACTGTTCAGGTTGCCCTCTGTCCTTCAAGGCGGAAACTTCTTTTGTGGCTGACAAACGTATATTTCATGCATATCCCTGCACTTAGTCACACGTCGTGAGCATCAGATCCATCTACGTAGCTCTGCATCAACGTGCAGATCTGCTTACAGTCGTCTCAAGGTTGTCGAGCCGAGAGGAACGGAGGGAGCACGGAGTTTTTTTGCGTCAAGGCGCGCTGCTgtgttgtctcctttcttcaggCTCAATGAGGACCTCTTTCGGCAAATGCAAGAACGCCAGAAGTTGATGATTGAGTTTGGTGACTACCCAAGCGTTCTCATCAAAATGTTGAACTCCTGCATCAAAGAACCCCACTGGTAAGTGGCTCCGGGAAGGCGAGCGAGGCATCCTTCATCGCGGCTGTGAATTACCTGCTTTCGTGTGGGTTTTCTGTCGAGCGCGCCCCCATTCACACGAAACAAACCATGTCcgctccctctcttcctgtccATTCCTCAACGTttatcgttttctcttccccagTCCCAGTGGGgcgtttctcctgctccgCTGTGTCCGCTCTTGTACAGCTTCCTCGCGGTTCTCATCATGCACACCAATGGCAAAGCACGTCTGGACTTCATTCAGGTGCGTGCAAGTACGGGAGGACACAGGTGGGCGAAGAacgggaagagcgagagacgggCCAGATCAATCTCCAGTTAGAAGTTCTCGTATGAGTCTGGGGTGCGGGCAAGGAGTacagagcgaaggcgaccGGGAGACGTGATGAAaaacggaggcgaagcagtCGCGAGCGACTATGGTATGGTcgcaagaagagacagcaagagcACAGGAGGTGAAACTGTTCTCTGGTCTCTCGACATACAGACGGAAATGCTCTCCTCTACTCATATAGAAGTATACATGCGTAATTATTTGTCGTGTTCacgtcttccttctgctcttgtTCTGCGTGTATTTCATTCTCCGGTGCCTAACTGCATTTTCTGTGGCTGCGTAGAGCATGGAGTACAAGTTCATCGAGCTGCTTTGCCTGGACTGCGTCCAGTCGACTGAAGAATTCACTCGCCGAGACATGACCTTCCGATACAACGCACTGAAGAGCAAGCTGGCGCTTCTTCAGGTGAGTTGCACCCTCTGCATCTCTGCCATTATTCAGTCACTTtcgcctcgctgtctctcccttttctgtctcctccctcggtttttccttcttgcttctGCCACTCCTGCTCTGGTCAACCTCGTGAAGCGAGGAAGTCTGTTGACTCTGCTAACATATTCGCACTTGGCGCTCTTCAGGGTAAACTTCATGCTCTTTTTCCTCACATCTTACGAGGGGATCTATTCATTGCGTTTCTGCGGTGCTTCCCCTCTAAAAAGAAACAATCTCTTGCGCAAGATGGAACGCTTCGTCGAAACTGATGTTTGACCATATAATGTCACATCTGCGCATTGGGCGGACACTGCCCCTGCGGGTGCCTAGCTCGACtgtcctctttcgctctttttttcctcctgCGTTTGTTTGCTACTGTGTGCGGCCAGCCTCCTTTAGTGTAGACCACTGCCGCTTGCTGTCACAGCTTTGCGCGACGGCGATGCTCCTCTGAGTCCACATGTCAACACTTGTCCTCACACTGGGATTTGGGGAATGCATAAATGGTGGATGTGCACGTTTATCGTTTttcccgtctctctttctgtctcgacgAATGCGGTGCTCCAGGCTCGGCTTCATGACATTGGTTGTCTGCTCAAACTGAAGAGCCCCTCGCTACTGCTCCACCTTCAAAAAGCCGCGCAGCAGCAGGCTCACAGACGCCAGCAGCAAGTCGCTGCCGCAGCCCCGATCCCAGGAAAATTGCGAGCTCCAGGAACCACGGAGGGCGCATCCACTCGGTTCCTCTGATCTATGCTCCATCCAGACTTTTCTATTTCTCACTAAGAGACTGCGCGCGTATGCACCTGGACACACTTATGTACGAGTGCACGGTGGTGTATGTGTAGGCATGCATCCCGAAATCTTTGAATGAAACTGAGATTCTGAATATGTGCAAAGCATGCTCACAACGCCAGAGAAACGGGGACAAACACACGGTGGGAGGTCTC
It contains:
- a CDS encoding hypothetical protein (encoded by transcript TGME49_301410), which produces MDRTLLNKLTCSGEEMPAGYLYTELVSGTNNLFALVGQSACGTHPPFRRGHTSPAGVSPEDTVVEILDFVSRKLERSDSDPFVKAKCLRLLKHLCERGHERIRGIIQRRYLHRIKACQTYRGPPHPLQGDAPSAAVRAEADACLRCLYAHENGAAAAVSTSIESTGRIEGFGPGSMRATPGAAGGYRVEGQSSSGSNYGAYGGSTPSWSASASSMVGFGNPHFSHEKQPSRREQALQLISSTASKILPTAVQEQLQKVVTTALPGGTTSPASRMQVYSSGSFRPPTTPQYDSNEGSGWTPSTSFSAGYAAAPEDRGRSLYGATAGRYSESAGSYCRPSLDSVSAPAVSSVSSGSRTAVWGPRGASGGAAAADSGLLSPRGERPAVPALIQSGAYENRVVEELLVPCGAKLTPAPATLEDFASKCQALDSRVLGCIIQQKLEDEAVPWISRLRLLCGCEALLRREREKGQRSLAGSTDKSTGESEPPTLAEVLAANCLETVERCMDTPQLKRPATEVLRLLEREKVEEGRPGNRVASATSSGDSNDERETASAVDLLDLGDEKQVETLGAGGRAADESGGDAQDLLDMSGADASRAHAGDAHVLNGIHPAAEKKSSRPSNQDDLLDVLSDDFTTLSVASACPSKNLSAARSQSAPSAASSTAASSFFSGLVVKDDKQRRREGATTARGDSSLLSPTGQTGRSSSASLLPETEAERGGGVRVASAVGSNLLSASNPQEILSLDTVLSSSLAASGPVGVSSGGAPPSFRGASTQDEQARREPVPFPLSRTGAPPPQPEGRGNAGGLAFSPLLLSPVGSQSSSALGVDVSPGPGVKSARDDMRQFAGHGSLFPASLGPLSSASATPASSVRPHSVRAPSFPPASTNLAPPQSRTAHLDRFFSSTGASAGKTRQVASGTTGYAALFPQSQPGNTDMAATTASPQLLHAASVTSPGRTEWASGASHAGGEGGAPFPWMGQQSPGANSVARGAAAFAPLGGPLGPKGPSAPETQPAALGTGGGVESRNAEARTKFAFVTS
- a CDS encoding hypothetical protein (encoded by transcript TGME49_301415) is translated as MRNFRLLFQRQYADGIRFTLQHARRPHSRVRNLRFREIHGEVCFQEQLLVLGKVRFMYVSERSGERLLCAPTSCLPRDFFVRLPVDPGTIFPRTADEEPKEPAEAHFYNRDLKPTTTERTRSLVASCVGTVPFECRRH
- a CDS encoding hypothetical protein (encoded by transcript TGME49_301420) — translated: MATNFGFGGGASGCTDSVNFLAQVDTSAIDEMDPSLADGHTLVYSREVPFEIRLQETGSSLPGDVGRLEPIRVKILILGEETNPQHVRVELTSENDLFLNYTHALNEDLFRQMQERQKLMIEFGDYPSVLIKMLNSCIKEPHCFLAVLIMHTNGKARLDFIQSMEYKFIELLCLDCVQSTEEFTRRDMTFRYNALKSKLALLQARLHDIGCLLKLKSPSLLLHLQKAAQQQAHRRQQQVAAAAPIPGKLRAPGTTEGASTRFL